One Mycobacterium sp. SMC-4 DNA window includes the following coding sequences:
- a CDS encoding PGRS repeat-containing protein: MARTSVGRAAVAAAAVSVGLTVPFAAGAAPTPPTPGHLSISIDGELKHQEGTATASSAGFASEAIARGAGAKAAAQAEDTIAEATGDGATAVAAGIGNLARVTGAGSSATVKGRRSTAIVSGDGIRVFVDDGDHNRVRAEGSNFSLVLRGVLNDVDYRDVHAGSYDLFGDGKTFCRNVECPTRRDPELIGHRMLILAPVGGPLFGLFGNGVDAPADCIGEACNGGRGGLLWGNGGAGANGGHGGAAGLFGNGGLGAAATATTAAGNGGRGGLLIGNGGNGGNANAIFTTAGNGGHAGLLGNGGQGGSATADGGDGGDGGRGGLLAGNGGRGGDASGDYGTGGDGGNAVTVGTGGRGGNGGSAQAGSGYGGDGGQGGSLAGHGGPGGDANGTKTAIAGWGGDARGTGNGGQGGNATATRPDFGVAVGGDGGDAGQYGRGGHGGAATGTFAGIGGDGGNGGKRRGNGGDGGAGIGDSAIGIGGGGDGGDAGARGIGKGGKGGQGTGWSGSGGNGGDGGGRFGYGGDGGDGERVGGTGGSAPSATGRNGRDGSSGRSAD, encoded by the coding sequence ATGGCGCGTACGTCTGTCGGTCGGGCCGCGGTCGCGGCGGCTGCGGTGAGTGTCGGACTCACCGTGCCGTTCGCCGCCGGCGCAGCGCCGACACCTCCGACCCCGGGTCACCTGTCGATTTCGATCGACGGCGAACTCAAGCACCAGGAAGGCACCGCGACCGCCAGCTCCGCCGGCTTCGCTTCAGAGGCGATCGCCCGAGGTGCTGGAGCCAAGGCAGCGGCGCAGGCCGAGGACACGATCGCCGAAGCCACCGGTGACGGCGCCACCGCGGTGGCGGCGGGGATCGGAAACCTGGCCCGGGTGACCGGCGCAGGCAGCAGCGCGACGGTCAAAGGGCGGCGCAGTACCGCCATCGTCTCCGGAGACGGCATCAGAGTCTTCGTCGACGACGGCGACCACAACAGGGTCAGGGCCGAGGGTTCGAACTTCTCTCTCGTTCTGCGGGGCGTATTGAACGACGTCGACTACCGGGATGTGCACGCAGGCAGCTACGACCTGTTCGGCGACGGGAAGACCTTCTGCCGCAATGTCGAGTGCCCGACACGTCGCGACCCTGAACTCATCGGGCATCGGATGCTCATCCTGGCGCCAGTGGGCGGGCCGCTGTTCGGGCTGTTCGGCAACGGTGTCGACGCCCCGGCCGACTGCATTGGCGAGGCGTGCAACGGCGGGCGTGGCGGACTGTTGTGGGGCAACGGCGGCGCCGGGGCCAACGGCGGTCACGGTGGCGCTGCCGGACTGTTCGGCAACGGCGGTCTCGGAGCGGCTGCCACCGCGACGACCGCGGCAGGCAACGGCGGGCGCGGCGGGTTGCTGATAGGCAACGGCGGCAACGGCGGCAACGCGAACGCAATCTTCACCACCGCGGGTAACGGCGGCCACGCCGGCCTGCTGGGTAACGGCGGCCAGGGTGGATCGGCCACCGCAGACGGTGGCGACGGCGGTGACGGTGGCCGCGGCGGACTGCTGGCCGGAAATGGTGGCCGGGGTGGTGACGCCAGCGGTGACTACGGCACCGGAGGCGACGGCGGCAACGCCGTGACCGTCGGCACCGGCGGACGGGGCGGCAACGGCGGATCCGCCCAAGCGGGCTCGGGCTACGGCGGCGACGGCGGCCAGGGCGGATCGCTCGCCGGCCACGGTGGCCCCGGCGGAGATGCCAACGGCACCAAGACGGCAATCGCCGGATGGGGCGGCGACGCCCGGGGCACCGGCAACGGCGGGCAAGGGGGCAACGCCACCGCCACCAGACCCGACTTCGGAGTGGCCGTAGGCGGGGACGGCGGTGATGCCGGACAGTACGGCCGCGGCGGCCACGGCGGAGCGGCGACCGGTACCTTCGCCGGCATCGGCGGTGACGGCGGCAACGGCGGCAAGCGGCGCGGCAACGGCGGCGATGGTGGCGCAGGAATCGGAGACTCCGCGATCGGCATCGGCGGTGGCGGGGACGGCGGTGACGCGGGTGCGCGCGGTATCGGCAAGGGCGGAAAGGGCGGCCAGGGGACCGGGTGGTCGGGATCCGGGGGCAATGGCGGGGACGGCGGCGGCCGCTTCGGTTACGGTGGCGACGGTGGCGACGGGGAGCGCGTCGGTGGCACCGGAGGCAGCGCCCCCTCGGCGACGGGCAGAAACGGACGCGACGGCAGCAGCGGCCGAAGCGCCGACTGA
- a CDS encoding nucleoside triphosphate pyrophosphohydrolase, with amino-acid sequence MTVVLVDPRRPSLIPIEAIGLLAGDVQYTEEMPIKVPWSLPSARPVHDGDAAATLLSSDPEHPAVAARIAGGERVISAPAAQPGERLVDAVAMMDRLRTAGPWESQQTHDSLRRYLLEETYELFDAVHGGDLSELRDELGDVLLQVLFHARIAEDAPENAFGVDDVADALVRKLGNRVPAVLAGETVTLEDQLAQWEQRKALEKKSRASCMDDIPTGQPALALAQKVLARAETAGVPADLIPEALTSVTVSADVDAETALRTAVLNFMDQVRGAERAVAAARRGDEVAEELDDAAVTAIDGDEWRTHWPVTPRK; translated from the coding sequence ATGACGGTTGTCCTGGTGGACCCGCGGCGGCCTTCGCTGATCCCGATCGAGGCAATCGGCCTGCTGGCCGGTGACGTGCAGTACACCGAGGAGATGCCGATCAAGGTGCCGTGGTCGTTGCCCTCGGCGCGGCCGGTCCACGACGGTGACGCCGCAGCGACGCTGTTGTCGTCCGATCCTGAGCATCCGGCAGTGGCTGCGCGCATCGCCGGTGGCGAACGGGTGATCTCCGCGCCCGCCGCGCAGCCCGGTGAACGCCTGGTCGATGCCGTCGCGATGATGGACCGGCTGCGGACCGCGGGGCCGTGGGAGAGCCAGCAGACCCATGACTCGTTGCGGCGCTACCTGCTCGAAGAAACCTACGAACTGTTCGATGCGGTGCACGGTGGTGATCTGAGCGAGCTGCGCGACGAACTGGGCGATGTGTTGCTGCAGGTGTTGTTCCATGCCCGGATCGCCGAGGATGCCCCCGAGAATGCTTTCGGCGTCGACGATGTCGCCGACGCGTTGGTGCGCAAGCTCGGCAACCGAGTGCCTGCGGTGTTGGCCGGTGAGACTGTCACGCTGGAAGACCAACTGGCGCAGTGGGAGCAGCGCAAGGCTCTGGAGAAGAAGTCCCGGGCATCTTGTATGGACGACATTCCCACCGGGCAGCCGGCGTTGGCGTTGGCGCAGAAGGTGCTGGCTCGGGCCGAGACTGCCGGTGTGCCCGCCGACCTGATCCCCGAAGCATTGACCTCGGTGACGGTGTCGGCTGACGTCGACGCCGAAACCGCTTTACGCACTGCGGTGTTGAACTTCATGGACCAAGTGCGCGGTGCCGAGCGTGCGGTGGCAGCCGCGCGCCGGGGCGATGAGGTGGCCGAGGAACTCGACGACGCAGCGGTGACCGCGATCGACGGCGACGAGTGGCGCACGCACTGGCCGGTGACACCGCGAAAGTGA
- the mfd gene encoding transcription-repair coupling factor produces the protein MTASGTLRVHTPIAGLVELALRDPCLQEVSRRAAERPVDLNLVGPASARVFAVSALAASTSHGGPLLVVTATGREADDLTTELRGVIGDAVALFPSWETLPHERLSPGVDTVGARMMLLRRLAQPDDERLGPPLRIVVTTARSLLQPMAPDLADLQPVTLTVGAEHDFDSVVERLVDLAYTRVDMVGKRGEFAVRGGILDVFPPTAEHPVRVEFWGDEVSEMRMFSVADQRSIPEIDVTSVIAVPCRELLLTADVRERAAALGAEHPVRDNSVPGSVPDMLAKLAEGIPVDGMEALLPLLRPTELVTLPSHLPVDAPVLVCDPEKVRSRAADLIKTGQEFLEASWSTAAVGGDAPIDLEALGASGFVGFDDARAAARAGGHPWWTLSQLDSGSGESVALDIRPAPSARGQQHNLQEIFAMLRAHIATGGYGAIVTPGTGTAQRVVEQLSESDIAATVLESGAAPKEGVVGVLKGPLHDGVVLPGTNLVVITEADLTGNRAAVTEGKKLAAKRRNVVDPLALTAGDLVVHDQHGIGKFVEMTERVVGGARREYLVLEYASAKRGGGTDKLYVPMDSLDQLSRYVGGESPTLSRLGGSDWANTKTKARRAVREIAAELVALYAKRQASAGHAFASDTPWQREMEDAFGFTETVDQLTAIEEVKSDMEKPVPMDRVICGDVGYGKTEIAVRAAFKAVQDGKQVAVLVPTTLLADQHLQTFAARMAGFPVTVKGLSRFTDPADSRAALEGMRDGSVDIVIGTHRLLQTGVTWKDLGLVIVDEEQRFGVEHKEHIKSMRTHVDVLTMSATPIPRTLEMSLAGIREMSTILTPPEERYPVLTYVGPHDNKQVAAALRREMLRDGQAFYIHNRVRTIDAAAAKVRELVPEARVVVAHGQMPEEQLEKTVEGFWNREYDILVCTTIVETGLDISNANTLIVERADTFGLSQLHQLRGRVGRSRERGYAYFLYPPEIPLTETAYDRLATIAQNNELGAGMAVAMKDLEIRGAGNVLGAEQSGHVAGVGFDLYVRLVGEAVEAYRAAADGKTVATAEEPKDVRIDLPVDAHLPPDYIGSDRLRLEGYRRLAAAPDDAAIDRVVEELIDRYGPLPEPALRLVAVARLRLLARAHAITEIGASSASTIRISPLTLADSGQLRLKRLYAGSTYRATTSTVQVPIPRAGNGVGAPRIRDLELVAFVAGLLLAIDGKTEGEVDITKFGGGA, from the coding sequence ATGACCGCATCGGGGACCCTCCGTGTCCACACCCCGATCGCGGGCCTCGTCGAGTTGGCGCTGCGTGATCCCTGCCTGCAGGAGGTCTCCCGGCGCGCCGCCGAACGGCCCGTAGATCTCAACCTCGTCGGCCCGGCCAGTGCGCGGGTCTTCGCGGTGTCCGCGCTGGCCGCATCGACGTCGCACGGCGGGCCGCTGCTGGTCGTTACCGCGACCGGCCGCGAAGCCGACGACCTGACCACCGAGCTGCGTGGGGTGATCGGTGACGCCGTCGCCCTGTTCCCGTCGTGGGAGACGCTTCCCCACGAGCGGCTCTCTCCGGGAGTCGACACTGTCGGCGCGCGGATGATGCTGTTGCGCCGACTTGCCCAACCCGACGACGAGCGGCTCGGGCCGCCGTTGCGCATCGTGGTGACCACGGCACGCTCGCTGCTGCAGCCGATGGCGCCCGACCTTGCCGACCTGCAACCGGTGACGTTGACAGTCGGTGCCGAGCACGATTTCGATTCCGTCGTCGAACGCCTGGTCGACCTTGCCTATACCCGCGTGGACATGGTCGGCAAGCGCGGCGAATTCGCGGTTCGCGGAGGCATTCTCGACGTGTTCCCGCCGACCGCCGAGCATCCGGTACGTGTCGAGTTCTGGGGCGACGAGGTCTCCGAGATGCGGATGTTCTCGGTGGCCGATCAGCGCTCGATCCCCGAGATCGACGTCACCTCGGTGATCGCCGTGCCGTGCCGGGAGCTGCTGCTGACCGCCGATGTGCGCGAGCGCGCCGCGGCGCTGGGCGCCGAGCACCCGGTGCGGGACAACAGCGTGCCGGGCAGTGTGCCCGACATGTTGGCCAAGCTCGCCGAGGGCATCCCGGTCGACGGTATGGAGGCGCTGCTGCCGCTGCTGCGCCCCACCGAGCTGGTGACCTTGCCGAGCCACCTTCCGGTAGACGCCCCGGTGCTGGTGTGCGACCCGGAGAAAGTTCGTTCGCGTGCCGCGGATCTGATCAAGACCGGCCAGGAGTTCCTGGAGGCGTCGTGGTCCACGGCGGCGGTCGGGGGTGACGCGCCGATCGACCTGGAGGCCCTGGGCGCCTCGGGCTTCGTCGGGTTCGACGACGCGCGCGCGGCAGCCCGCGCCGGCGGGCACCCCTGGTGGACGCTGAGCCAGCTCGACAGCGGTTCGGGCGAGTCTGTCGCCCTCGACATCCGGCCGGCCCCATCCGCGCGGGGGCAGCAGCACAATCTCCAGGAGATCTTCGCGATGCTGCGGGCGCACATCGCCACCGGTGGCTATGGCGCCATCGTCACCCCGGGCACCGGAACCGCTCAGCGCGTCGTCGAGCAGCTGAGCGAATCTGACATCGCTGCAACGGTTCTGGAGTCCGGCGCAGCGCCGAAGGAAGGTGTTGTCGGGGTCCTGAAAGGTCCGCTGCATGACGGTGTGGTGCTGCCCGGCACGAACCTGGTCGTCATCACCGAGGCCGACCTGACCGGCAACCGGGCCGCGGTCACCGAAGGCAAGAAACTGGCGGCCAAGCGCCGCAACGTCGTCGATCCGTTGGCGCTGACGGCCGGGGACCTGGTGGTGCACGACCAGCACGGCATCGGCAAGTTCGTCGAGATGACCGAACGGGTGGTCGGCGGGGCGCGACGCGAGTACCTGGTGCTGGAGTACGCCTCGGCCAAGCGCGGGGGCGGGACCGACAAGCTGTACGTGCCGATGGATTCGCTGGACCAGCTGTCGCGCTACGTCGGCGGGGAATCGCCGACGCTGAGCCGATTGGGCGGCAGCGACTGGGCCAACACGAAGACCAAAGCACGGCGTGCGGTCCGGGAGATCGCCGCCGAACTGGTTGCGCTCTACGCCAAACGCCAAGCTTCAGCCGGCCATGCGTTCGCCTCGGACACGCCCTGGCAGCGCGAAATGGAGGACGCGTTCGGCTTCACCGAGACCGTCGATCAGCTGACCGCGATCGAAGAGGTCAAGTCCGACATGGAAAAACCGGTCCCGATGGACCGGGTGATCTGCGGCGACGTCGGCTACGGCAAGACCGAGATCGCGGTGCGCGCAGCGTTCAAAGCGGTGCAGGACGGCAAGCAGGTTGCGGTGCTGGTGCCCACCACGCTGCTGGCCGACCAGCACCTTCAGACGTTCGCTGCGCGGATGGCCGGGTTCCCGGTCACCGTCAAAGGGCTGTCGCGCTTCACCGATCCCGCCGACTCGCGCGCCGCGCTGGAGGGTATGCGCGACGGCAGCGTCGACATTGTGATCGGCACGCACCGGCTGCTGCAGACCGGAGTGACCTGGAAAGACCTCGGTTTGGTGATCGTCGACGAGGAACAACGCTTCGGCGTCGAACACAAAGAGCACATCAAGTCGATGCGCACCCACGTCGACGTGCTGACCATGAGCGCCACGCCGATTCCGCGCACGCTGGAGATGAGCCTGGCCGGCATCCGCGAGATGTCGACGATCCTGACCCCGCCCGAAGAACGCTATCCGGTGTTGACCTATGTCGGCCCGCACGACAACAAGCAGGTCGCCGCTGCGCTGCGTCGCGAGATGCTGCGCGACGGGCAGGCCTTCTACATCCACAACCGGGTGCGCACCATCGATGCCGCGGCAGCCAAGGTGCGTGAGCTGGTACCCGAAGCGCGGGTGGTCGTCGCCCACGGCCAGATGCCCGAGGAGCAGCTGGAGAAAACCGTCGAGGGTTTCTGGAACCGTGAATACGACATTCTGGTCTGCACCACGATCGTCGAAACCGGCCTGGACATCTCGAACGCCAACACGCTGATCGTCGAGCGCGCGGACACATTCGGACTCTCACAGCTGCACCAGCTGCGCGGCCGGGTGGGGCGCTCGCGCGAACGCGGTTACGCCTACTTCCTGTATCCGCCCGAGATTCCGTTGACCGAGACGGCTTACGACCGGCTGGCCACCATCGCGCAGAACAACGAACTGGGCGCGGGTATGGCCGTCGCGATGAAGGACCTCGAGATCCGCGGCGCCGGAAACGTTCTGGGTGCCGAGCAATCCGGGCACGTCGCCGGCGTGGGCTTCGACCTGTATGTGCGGCTGGTGGGCGAGGCCGTGGAGGCATATCGTGCAGCCGCAGACGGGAAGACGGTTGCCACTGCCGAGGAACCCAAAGATGTGCGCATCGATCTGCCCGTCGACGCTCACCTGCCGCCGGACTACATCGGTAGCGACCGGTTGCGGCTGGAGGGTTACCGCCGGCTGGCCGCCGCACCCGACGATGCTGCCATCGATCGGGTGGTCGAGGAGCTCATCGATCGATACGGCCCGCTGCCTGAGCCGGCGCTGCGCTTGGTCGCGGTAGCGCGGTTGCGGCTGCTGGCCCGCGCCCACGCCATCACCGAGATCGGGGCTTCGTCGGCCTCGACCATACGTATTTCTCCTCTGACACTTGCGGATTCGGGACAGCTTCGGCTCAAACGGCTCTACGCGGGCAGCACCTACCGGGCCACCACGTCGACGGTTCAGGTGCCGATTCCGCGGGCCGGTAACGGTGTCGGCGCGCCGCGGATCCGGGACCTGGAGCTCGTTGCGTTCGTCGCCGGGCTGTTGCTGGCGATCGACGGCAAGACCGAGGGCGAAGTTGATATAACCAAGTTCGGAGGTGGCGCATGA
- a CDS encoding TetR/AcrR family transcriptional regulator has protein sequence MTGTERRQQLVEIAKSLFAERGFDATSVEEIALRANVSKPVVYEHFGGKEGLYAVVVDREMSALLDGITSSLTNNRSRVRVERVALALLTYVEEHTDGFRILIRDSPASITQGTYSTLLNDAVSQVASILAGDFSRRGLDPDLAPLYAQALVGSVSMAAQWWLDVREPKKEVVAAHLVNLCWNGLTHLESDPTLHEE, from the coding sequence ATGACGGGCACCGAACGGCGCCAGCAATTGGTCGAGATCGCCAAATCGCTGTTCGCCGAGCGTGGCTTCGACGCCACCTCGGTCGAGGAGATCGCGCTGCGCGCCAACGTGAGCAAACCGGTGGTCTACGAGCACTTCGGCGGTAAGGAGGGCCTTTACGCGGTGGTCGTCGACCGCGAGATGTCCGCGCTGCTCGACGGCATCACGTCGTCGCTGACCAACAACCGGTCCCGGGTCCGTGTCGAGCGGGTCGCGCTGGCGCTGCTGACCTACGTTGAGGAACACACGGATGGATTCCGGATCCTGATCCGTGACTCACCGGCCAGCATCACCCAGGGCACCTATTCGACGCTGCTCAACGATGCGGTCAGCCAGGTGGCGTCGATTCTGGCCGGTGACTTCTCCCGGCGCGGGCTCGATCCCGACCTCGCACCGCTGTACGCCCAGGCCCTGGTCGGCTCGGTGTCGATGGCCGCCCAGTGGTGGCTCGACGTGCGCGAGCCGAAGAAAGAGGTGGTCGCCGCACACCTGGTGAACCTGTGCTGGAACGGCCTGACGCATCTGGAGTCCGACCCGACCCTGCACGAGGAATAA